A DNA window from Pungitius pungitius chromosome 1, fPunPun2.1, whole genome shotgun sequence contains the following coding sequences:
- the LOC119222476 gene encoding leucine-rich repeat and transmembrane domain-containing protein 1, producing the protein MRAARGRLADMRVVLVCALLSLLSSSHACPKECNCNSNTKVVDCRGRGLYDIPRRLHPDTQELYLQDNRIRGLGSMAFREIPLVRILDLSNNSITSVSPTALLGLRTLQRLSLASNSLRELDKRLLGPIRSLSHLDLSHNSLWGLPGAIGDSLRNLSHLGLAHNRLTRLDRSLLEALTRLDSLTLRNNPWRCDCQLIGLKLWLETYLYKGGVVDEVLCSQPEEMKDGDLQKVPYQLFHSCMTTSYHYLFANIHHLENERLLRGHTHGNHAHPSSHAIHVPMAMGDGFSGGGGGGGGGGGGGGLPECEPKQRQRPVNLRHAIATVIITGVVCGIVCLMMLVAAVYGCAYAAIMAKYQRELKKNEELAAAKRADHATAVKEPLENAIA; encoded by the exons ATGAGAGCGGCCCGCGGACGACTGGCAGATATGAGAG TGGTTCTGGTGTGTGCCCTCCTATCCCTCCTCTCTTCGTCACATGCCTGTCCAAAGGAGTGTAACTGCAACAGCAACACCAAGGTAGTAGACTGCCGGGGTAGAGGCCTATATGACATCCCTCGACGGCTGCATCCTGACACCCAAGAACTGTATCTCCAAGATAACCGCATCAGGGGTCTGGGATCAATGGCTTTCCGAGAAATACCACTCGTCCGCATCCTCGACCTATCTAATAACTCTATAACATCCGTTTCGCCAACTGCCCTGCTTGGTCTCAGGACGCTACAGCGCCTCAGCCTGGCCTCCAACAGCCTCAGAGAGCTTGACAAGCGGTTGCTTGGGCCTATCCGCTCCCTTTCGCACCTTGACCTCTCACACAACAG CCTGTGGGGTTTGCCTGGAGCCATAGGCGACAGTTTGAGGAACCTAAGCCACCTGGGGCTCGCACACAACAGGCTCACAAGACTGGACCGCTCCTTGTTGGAGGCTCTGACCCGCCTGGACAGCCTCACACTACGAAATAACCCGTGGAGGTGTGACTGCCAGCTCATAGGCCTCAAACTCTGGTTGGAGACCTACCTCTATAAAG GTGGAGTGGTGGATGAGGTGCTTTGTTCCCAGCCGGAGGAAATGAAGGATGGAGACCTGCAGAAAGTACCTTACCAGCTCTTCCACTCCTGCATGACCACAAGCTACCATTACTTGTTTGCCAACATACACCACTTGGAGAATGAGAGGCTACTGCGCGGCCACACCCATGGCAACCATGCTCACCCCTCCAGCCATGCTATCCATGTCCCCATGGCAATGGGGGACGGTTtcagtggtggaggaggaggaggaggaggaggcggcggaggagggggtTTGCCAGAGTGTGAACCTAAGCAGAGGCAGCGGCCTGTCAACTTGCGCCATGCAATCGCCACAGTAATCATCACTGGCGTCGTGTGTGGGATTGTGTGCCTGATGATGCTGGTTGCTGCAGTGTACGGCTGCGCTTACGCCGCTATCATGGCCAAATATCAGCGGGAGCTTAAGAAGAACGAGGAGTTGGCAGCGGCAAAGCGGGCGGATCATGCTACAGCGGTGAAGGAACCGCTGGAGAACGCCATAGCCTAA